A single window of Mycolicibacterium madagascariense DNA harbors:
- a CDS encoding virginiamycin B lyase family protein, translating to MSRIFEVAVDGGPYALAAGADGAMWVTLVHRGAIARVTAPGDVEIYPVAQDSRPSIITAGPDGALWFTRAGDDRIGRISTAGRLDAFELGSGSAPYGITAGPDGALWFTATGTGVIGRIDVDGVVSEEAAPGGMPSMITTGPDGALWFTLNRANAIGRLDRGAVTLRTVPTPGAGPVGIAGTHDDAVWFTAITADKVGRIPMDEALQELDLPGKPHAVVADPAGGVWVSLWGADQIARVHADGEVATIDLPAGSEPHGLAIGPDGALWVALEAGFVMRLPTV from the coding sequence GTGAGCCGCATCTTCGAGGTCGCCGTCGACGGCGGGCCGTATGCGCTCGCAGCCGGTGCCGACGGCGCCATGTGGGTGACGCTGGTGCACCGCGGCGCGATCGCCCGGGTGACCGCGCCCGGTGACGTCGAGATCTACCCGGTGGCGCAGGACAGCAGGCCGTCGATCATCACCGCGGGGCCCGACGGCGCCCTGTGGTTCACCCGCGCGGGGGACGACCGCATCGGCAGGATCTCGACCGCCGGCCGGCTCGACGCGTTCGAACTCGGGTCGGGCAGCGCGCCGTACGGCATCACCGCCGGGCCCGACGGGGCGCTGTGGTTCACCGCTACGGGCACCGGCGTGATCGGCCGCATCGACGTCGACGGCGTGGTCAGCGAGGAGGCCGCCCCGGGCGGCATGCCGTCGATGATCACGACGGGACCCGATGGCGCGCTGTGGTTCACGTTGAATCGGGCGAACGCCATCGGGCGCCTGGACCGCGGCGCGGTCACCCTGCGCACGGTGCCGACCCCGGGTGCGGGTCCCGTCGGCATCGCCGGCACGCACGACGACGCGGTGTGGTTCACCGCGATCACCGCGGACAAGGTCGGCCGCATCCCGATGGACGAGGCGCTGCAGGAACTCGACCTGCCCGGCAAGCCGCACGCGGTCGTCGCCGACCCGGCGGGCGGGGTGTGGGTCAGCCTGTGGGGCGCCGACCAGATCGCGCGCGTGCACGCCGACGGCGAGGTCGCGACCATCGACCTGCCCGCGGGCAGCGAGCCCCACGGCCTGGCGATCGGGCCCGACGGCGCGCTGTGGGTGGCGCTCGAGGCGGGGTTCGTGATGCGCCTCCCCACCGTCTGA
- the glgP gene encoding alpha-glucan family phosphorylase yields MKALRRFTVRAHLPDRLSALERLSTNLRWSWDEPTQELFATIDSALWEQLGRDPVALLGGVSPRRLDELAVDDGFLARLDALADALDTYLTQPMWYQEQREAQPSWPTGIAYFSMEFGVAEVLPNYSGGLGILAGDHLKSASDLGLPLIAVGLYYRSGYFRQSLTADGWQHEDYPSLDPQGLPLRLLTDSAGDPVLVSLDMPDDARLNAQVWIAQVGRIPLLLLDSDIPDNDHDMRSVTDRLYGGDQEHRIRQELLAGIGGVRAIRAFTAVEGLPEPQVFHMNEGHAGFLGVERIRELVTDGGLEFDTALTVVRSSTVFTTHTPVPAGIDRFPVEMVERYLGSSRLLPGVPLERILGFGAEDDPTKFNMAHMGLRLAQRANGVSLLHGQVSRGMFNDLWKGFDQDEVPIGSITNGVHAPTWAAPQWVQLARELVGEDLGSLSEADTWQRLQQVDPGHLWWIRSQLRDLLVADVRRRLRRSWLERGAAEAELGWIANAFDPGVLTVGFARRVPTYKRLTLMLRDPDRLEKLLLDDERPVQLIVAGKSHPADDGGKALIQQIVRFADRPAVRHRIAFLPDYDMSMARLLYWGCDVWLNNPLRPLEACGTSGMKSALNGGLNLSIRDGWWDEWYDGENGWEIPTADGLADEARRDDLEATALYDLLEKSVTTSFYERDENGVPQRWVEMVRHTLQVLGPKVLASRMVRDYTEKYYAPAAQSLHRTIEEVDGVPFGAAIELAAYCERARRSWPRVEITDVDSYGLPDTPLLGSELTLTATVQLDELGPDEVVVEAVVGRVDASDVLLDPVTVRMAHAGSPDGIELFTATIPLPVAGPVGYTVRVLPHHRLLAADSELGLVALA; encoded by the coding sequence TCCGCGCTCTGGGAACAGCTGGGACGGGACCCGGTCGCCCTGCTCGGTGGCGTGAGTCCCCGCCGCCTCGACGAGCTCGCCGTCGACGACGGGTTCCTGGCCAGGCTCGATGCGCTCGCCGATGCGCTCGACACCTACCTCACCCAGCCGATGTGGTATCAGGAGCAACGCGAGGCCCAGCCCTCGTGGCCCACCGGCATCGCCTACTTCTCCATGGAATTCGGTGTGGCGGAGGTGCTGCCGAACTACTCGGGCGGTCTCGGCATCCTGGCCGGTGACCACCTCAAGTCCGCCTCCGACCTGGGCCTGCCCCTGATCGCCGTCGGGTTGTACTACCGGTCGGGGTACTTTCGGCAGTCGCTGACCGCCGATGGCTGGCAGCACGAGGACTACCCCTCCCTCGATCCGCAGGGTCTGCCGTTGCGACTGCTGACCGACTCCGCGGGTGACCCCGTGCTGGTGAGCCTGGACATGCCCGACGACGCGCGGCTCAACGCGCAGGTGTGGATCGCCCAGGTGGGCCGAATTCCGTTGCTGCTCTTGGATTCCGACATACCGGACAACGACCACGACATGCGCTCGGTGACCGACCGGCTCTACGGCGGCGACCAGGAGCACCGCATTCGACAGGAACTCCTGGCCGGCATCGGCGGAGTGCGCGCGATCCGTGCGTTCACCGCCGTCGAGGGACTGCCGGAGCCGCAGGTGTTCCACATGAACGAGGGCCACGCCGGGTTCCTCGGCGTCGAGCGGATTCGCGAATTGGTCACCGACGGTGGTCTGGAGTTCGACACGGCCCTGACGGTGGTGCGTTCGAGCACGGTGTTCACCACGCACACGCCCGTGCCGGCGGGCATCGACCGGTTCCCGGTGGAGATGGTCGAGCGCTACCTCGGGTCCTCCCGATTGCTGCCGGGCGTCCCGCTGGAACGCATCCTCGGCTTCGGCGCCGAGGACGACCCCACCAAGTTCAACATGGCCCACATGGGTCTGCGCCTGGCCCAGCGCGCCAACGGGGTGTCGCTGCTGCACGGCCAGGTCAGCCGGGGCATGTTCAACGACCTATGGAAGGGCTTCGACCAGGACGAGGTGCCGATCGGGTCGATCACCAACGGCGTGCACGCGCCGACGTGGGCGGCCCCGCAGTGGGTGCAGCTGGCCCGCGAACTCGTCGGAGAGGACCTCGGCTCCCTCAGCGAGGCCGACACCTGGCAGCGGCTGCAGCAGGTCGATCCCGGCCACCTGTGGTGGATCCGTTCGCAACTGCGTGACCTGCTCGTCGCCGACGTGCGTCGCCGGCTCCGGCGATCCTGGCTCGAGCGGGGTGCGGCCGAGGCCGAATTGGGTTGGATCGCAAACGCTTTCGACCCCGGCGTCTTGACCGTCGGATTCGCGCGACGGGTGCCGACCTACAAGCGCCTCACCCTGATGCTGCGCGACCCCGACCGGTTGGAGAAGTTGCTCCTCGACGACGAGCGCCCCGTGCAGCTGATCGTGGCCGGCAAGTCTCATCCCGCCGACGACGGCGGCAAGGCGCTGATCCAGCAGATCGTCCGGTTCGCCGACCGGCCCGCGGTGCGGCACCGCATCGCGTTCCTTCCCGACTACGACATGTCGATGGCGCGCCTGCTGTACTGGGGCTGCGATGTCTGGCTGAACAACCCGCTGCGGCCGTTGGAGGCCTGCGGCACGTCGGGCATGAAGAGCGCGCTGAACGGCGGACTCAACCTGTCGATCCGCGACGGGTGGTGGGACGAGTGGTACGACGGGGAGAACGGCTGGGAGATCCCCACCGCCGACGGTCTGGCCGACGAGGCTCGTCGCGACGACCTGGAGGCCACCGCCCTCTACGACCTGCTCGAGAAGTCGGTGACGACGAGCTTCTACGAGCGCGACGAGAACGGCGTCCCGCAGCGATGGGTCGAGATGGTGCGGCACACGCTGCAGGTGCTCGGGCCCAAGGTGCTGGCCTCGCGGATGGTGCGTGACTACACCGAGAAGTACTACGCCCCTGCCGCACAGTCGCTGCACCGCACGATCGAGGAGGTCGACGGCGTGCCGTTCGGTGCGGCCATCGAACTCGCCGCGTACTGCGAACGGGCGCGACGGTCCTGGCCGCGGGTCGAGATCACCGACGTCGACAGCTACGGGCTGCCGGACACCCCGCTCCTGGGCTCGGAGCTGACCCTGACCGCGACGGTGCAGCTCGACGAGCTGGGGCCCGACGAGGTGGTGGTGGAGGCCGTCGTCGGCCGGGTCGACGCCAGCGACGTGCTGCTGGATCCGGTCACGGTGCGGATGGCCCATGCCGGGTCACCGGACGGCATCGAGCTCTTCACGGCGACGATCCCGCTGCCCGTCGCCGGTCCGGTCGGGTACACCGTGCGGGTCCTGCCGCATCACCGGTTGCTGGCCGCCGACAGCGAGCTGGGTCTCGTCGCACTCGCGTGA
- a CDS encoding ATP-dependent DNA helicase has translation MAEAVDHAFETGEHLAVQAGTGTGKSLAYLVPSIKRAMERAEPVVISTATIALQRQLFDRDLPRLADALTGEMPRRPEFALLKGRGNYLCLNKIHNGAAESDDLPQDELFDAVASTALGRDVKRLLAWSSETETGDRDEVSPGVPDRSWSQISVSARECLGAARCPYGTDCFAEKARGRAGSADVVVTNHALLAIDAISDVNVLPEHQLLVVDEAHELVDRVTSVATGELSATMLGVAHRRSARLVDPELAERFEAATAVFTSAIYDEPPGRKDVLDDELATYLTVLRDSADRVRAAIDTAPGDPKAAAARNEAVTALNDVSDTASRILNSYGPAIPDRTDVVWLDHEEVRGAKRAILRVAPLSVSNLLRNRLFEQSTVILTSATLTIGGTFDAMARSWGLTLLGDDAPGWRGIDVGSPFAHAKSGILYVAAHLPPPGRDGTGSAEQLDEIEGLVAAAGGRTLGLFSSMRAARAAAEAMRARLDTPVLCQGEDTTSALVRRFAEDDETTLFGTLSLWQGVDVPGPSLSLVLIDRIPFPRPDDPLVTARQRAVTAHGGNGFMAVAATHAALLLAQGAGRLLRSVDDRGVVAVLDSRMATARYAGFLRSSLPPFWATTDTARVRQALERLRTP, from the coding sequence ATGGCCGAGGCGGTCGACCACGCCTTCGAGACCGGTGAGCACCTCGCCGTGCAGGCCGGTACCGGCACGGGGAAGTCCCTGGCCTACCTGGTGCCGTCGATCAAGCGCGCCATGGAACGCGCCGAGCCCGTGGTGATCTCGACGGCGACGATCGCCCTGCAGCGCCAGCTCTTCGACCGGGATCTGCCGCGGCTGGCCGACGCTCTCACCGGTGAGATGCCGCGTCGCCCCGAGTTCGCCCTCCTCAAGGGGCGCGGAAACTACTTGTGCCTCAACAAGATTCACAACGGCGCCGCCGAGTCCGACGACCTGCCCCAGGACGAGCTGTTCGACGCGGTCGCATCGACGGCGCTGGGGCGCGACGTCAAGCGCCTGTTGGCGTGGTCGTCGGAGACCGAGACCGGCGATCGCGACGAGGTCTCACCCGGGGTGCCCGACCGATCCTGGAGTCAGATCAGCGTGTCCGCACGGGAGTGTCTCGGCGCCGCGCGGTGCCCCTACGGCACCGATTGCTTCGCCGAGAAGGCACGCGGGCGCGCCGGGTCGGCGGACGTCGTCGTGACCAACCACGCGCTGCTGGCCATCGACGCGATCTCCGACGTCAACGTGCTGCCCGAGCACCAGCTGCTGGTGGTCGACGAGGCCCACGAACTGGTCGACCGGGTGACCAGCGTGGCGACCGGCGAGCTGTCGGCCACCATGCTCGGCGTCGCGCACCGCCGCTCGGCGCGGCTGGTGGACCCCGAACTCGCCGAGCGGTTCGAGGCCGCGACCGCGGTGTTCACCTCCGCGATCTACGACGAGCCGCCGGGCCGCAAGGACGTCCTCGACGACGAGCTCGCCACCTACCTGACCGTGCTGCGGGACTCGGCGGACCGGGTGCGCGCGGCCATCGACACCGCGCCCGGCGACCCGAAGGCGGCGGCCGCCCGCAACGAGGCGGTGACCGCCCTCAACGACGTCAGCGACACCGCATCGCGCATCCTCAACTCCTACGGCCCCGCCATCCCCGACCGCACCGACGTCGTGTGGCTCGACCACGAGGAGGTCCGCGGCGCCAAGCGCGCGATTCTGCGCGTCGCGCCGCTGTCGGTGTCGAACCTGTTGCGCAACAGGCTCTTCGAGCAGTCGACCGTGATCCTGACCTCGGCGACGCTGACCATCGGCGGCACGTTCGACGCCATGGCCCGGTCGTGGGGCCTGACGCTGCTCGGCGACGACGCACCCGGCTGGCGGGGCATCGACGTCGGATCGCCCTTCGCGCACGCCAAGTCCGGCATCCTCTACGTCGCGGCGCACCTACCGCCGCCGGGGCGCGACGGCACCGGCTCGGCGGAGCAGCTCGACGAGATCGAGGGCCTCGTCGCCGCGGCGGGCGGGCGGACCCTCGGACTCTTCTCGTCCATGCGCGCGGCCAGGGCGGCGGCCGAGGCGATGCGGGCGCGCCTGGACACGCCGGTGCTCTGCCAGGGCGAGGACACCACGTCGGCACTGGTCCGGCGGTTCGCCGAGGACGACGAGACCACGCTGTTCGGCACGCTGTCGCTGTGGCAGGGCGTCGACGTGCCCGGCCCGTCGCTGTCGCTGGTCCTGATCGACCGCATCCCGTTCCCCCGCCCCGACGATCCGCTGGTGACGGCCAGGCAGCGGGCCGTGACGGCGCACGGCGGCAACGGCTTCATGGCCGTGGCGGCGACCCACGCCGCGCTCCTGCTCGCCCAGGGCGCCGGCCGGCTGTTGCGCAGCGTCGACGATCGCGGTGTCGTCGCCGTCCTCGACTCGCGGATGGCGACCGCGCGCTACGCGGGCTTTCTGCGGTCCTCCCTGCCGCCGTTCTGGGCGACCACCGACACCGCCCGCGTCCGCCAGGCCCTCGAACGCCTCCGCACCCCGTGA